DNA from Leptospira bandrabouensis:
GCGGATGCTCCCATTTCGATTGTGATTCGTAACGATAAATCCGGAACCCAAGACTACTTTCAAAACCATATCCTCAAACGAAAAGATTTGGGACTTAGCGAGTTTAATGAATATAAAACCAATGTTTTTTCTAAAGAAGCTAAAATAGTAAAAGATAATGCGGAAATGTCTAAATATATCCAAGAAAATCCAAATAGCATTGGTTATATGGGTATGGGATCTGCTCTTGTTGAAAACAAAGACAAACTTAAGGCTTTGGATTATGCTAAAACCATAAAAGATCCTTATGTTGCCCCTTCGGTACGTAATGTTTATGATAGAAAATATAAATTAGCTCGTGAGTTATTTATCATTTATAAAACAGACCAAGGTGATAAAATTGATGCGTTTGTTACTTTCCTTACCAGTGAACAAGGTCAAGTTGCTGTTTTACAATCGGGATATTTAAGAGCATCACTTCCAGAAGTGGAAGTCTCTGCAGAGCCAGTAAAGTAAAAACGTTTTTCGAGTTAAATACATAAATATTACTTAGAGAGTATTCCGTTTTAAATTTAGAACTACAAACTTTCTTTGTTTGTGCTTCTTAGTAAACTAAAACTCTATGATTCATTCGGTCAGCTATGTATAGTTGGCCGGATTTGTTGAAAAAAATTCCAGTAGGGGAATATAGACTTTTAGGTCCAATGACTCCTGCATTACAACTTCCTCCATTGTAAAATCTGGTTGTCCGTACACTCTAGAAGAAATATTTATGTTAGGTGGATAGTATTGGACGCGGTTTACACCGGAAATATAAACTGCTCCATTGGAATCGGTAACCACTCCATAAGGAGAACTTAGGTTTTGGTTCGATGCAACGGCACTGATTGCACAAGCCCCTGTATTATAAGTAGATGCGCAGGTAAATGACCCGTATTGTCCATAGACCATGGTTGCACTTGTATCTACAACTTGGAGTGTGATTGTAAAAGTGCCATATCCGGGATTACTTCTTGTAATGGTAATTGGTGTAGAATCGGTGATTGCAGTAGTAGTTACTTTAATTTCTCCTGAATATGAATCCAAACTAAGTCCAACAGGCAAGGTTCCCTGAACCGAATAACTAAAATTTTAATACGGTTGTGGCAGTCGTATTGGTTTTAGCAATGAAATTTAGCATTGAATTCTAAATAAAAAATTACCAAACATTCTTTCAAAAGGTAAATTTGGGGAATTCCTTAAAAAGATTCTGATACGCCACCTCATGAAGTCATAATAGGAATGGATTCTTCTTTTCTAAATTAAACCAACCGGTCTTATCTTTAGTTTATGCAACCTGTTTCTCTGGCAACCAATCCCAGCGCCAGGGATCCGAAGGGCTTGGTCTCACCTGACAAAGGTGAGACGGTAGCGTAAGCGCACCCCGGAGTGAGCCCGGTCGGGTTAGATTTGGATTTTTGCCATCTAACCCATGCGAGGCGCCCGAGTGGGTCATTTACTCATTGGGGTATTCATTTTCTTAACTTTTGTTTGCTGAAAAAACAGGCGAATTGGAAAGGGAATGGATTATTCTAAAGAGTAGAATCCGTTCCTTCTAATTTTGCCACATAAGGAAGATTGCGATATCTGCCTTTGTAGTCCAAACCATAACCCACAAGGAATTCATCTTCGATGATAAAACCTGGATAGTGGACAGGAATGTGTGGATTGGCTTTGGATTTTTTCCAAAAGAGGGCCGCCACTTTTAAGTCTTTGGGATTTTGTTTTCCTACTTCTTCCAAAAGGTATTCTAAGGTTTGGCCTGTATCTACGATGTCTTCCACTAGAAGGACAGATTTATTTTTGACTGAATGTTTGAGCTCTTTGGTGATTTTTAAATCTCCAGAAGTTGTTCCATCGCCGTAAGAGGAGGCAGCCATAAAGTCTACCTCGTGGGGAATGGCAATGCTGCGACAAAGATCGGCGGTAAAAATAAATCCACCGTTTAAGATTCCAATGACAACTAAGTCTTTGCTTAAAAAATCGCGAGATATCTCTCTTGCGAGCTCATCAACACGTTGGTGGATTCTTTCTTCTGAATATAAAGGTTTCATTCTTTGCCTATTTGCCCAGGGATCCAGAAAACTGCCAATTGGCAACTGCCCCAAGTTATATCTTTCCATGAATCTCCAGAAAAACTCAAGCCGAGAAATGAGGCCGTTGGAAATTTCTGAAATCTAGATGTGTCCGTTTCTCCAAAGAGAAGGGAACTTCCTAAATCCTCTAATCCAGGATTGTGTCCGACTAGGCAGACGGAACGTACGGAAGAGGACAAACCATGTAATAAAAAAAGGAGGTCTTCTTTGTCCGCATCATAAATGGCCTCACGTAATTCTGGTTTGGGAAAACGAAGGATTTCTTTGCGTAGTGAGGTGTAAGTTTTTTGGGTTCGTTCGGCAGGGGAAACCAAACATTGGTCAAATTCAAAACGACTTTCTTTTAAATATTCTCGTAAGGCTTTCGATTGTTCCTTTCCACGACGAGAAAGTGTCCGTTCCAAATCAGAATCATAAGGTTCGTCCCATTCCGATTTGGCATGACGGAGTAAATAGATATGTTTCATACTAATAGTTTAGTCGAAACCAAAGATTAGAAAATCACGAAATGGCTATTTTTGTATTTCTTTTTCGTATTTGGAAATGAGCTCGTTATTGTTTTTACAGGAGAATTTGGTCCTCATCTGGTTGAGATGGTATTCCACTGTTTTTCTAGACTTTTGGATACGATCTGCAACTTCATTTTGTGACAGCCCTTGTACGAGTAGATTTAGAATTTCCATTTGAAAAGCAGAGAAAGGAAGTTGGACTTTGCTCACACCTTCGGAAACAAAGGACCCACCTTTCATCACAAGTTCGATGACTTCAGGAAGTTTGGAAATTGGGTCAGACTTTAGCATATAGCCGTCTGCCTTTGCTTTTAATGCATCTTCCACATAAACCCGGCTTCCATGTAAAGAAAAGATAATGACTTTTGTAGGTTGGTGTTTTTCTTTAATCTCACGTAATACATCGATTCCATTCCGATCTGGTAAATCGATGTCTAAAACTAAAAGATCAATGGGATTCGATTCTAAAAAATGAAACAAATCAGCGGCTGTTCGAAATTCTCCGGCAAGAGAAAAGAAAGGATTGGATTTCAGGATAGATATGATTCCTTCAGTGACAACGGAATGATCTTCTAAGATGGCAATTTTTACGGATTCCACAGCCTTATGATTCTCAGCGCATTCTTCTCATCCATCCAAAAATATTTTTCATGCTTACTTATTTTTTGTAGATATCCCTTAATTTTGGGTCTTATGTTCCTTGGCACCACCTCTTGCCGGTTTGATGCCTATCCAACCTTACTCGCAAAAGATGGTGTTGTCGATGTTCAAACTGTCGATTTTTCAGGGGAAACGATAAACCTCACAGGAAAATGGGAATTTTATTGGAATGAATTCTTGGATCCAAAAGGGAATTCTCCCGAACATAAATCCTATCTAAGTGTGGGAGTTCCTTGGTTTTCACAGGAAAATGAGGATGGTGAAGAGTATCCTAGTTTTGGATTTGGAACTTACCGCCTAACGGTTATTTTGCCAAATTCGGATTCGAATGAGGAGCCGTTTGCACTTTCCGTTCCCGCATTACATAGTGCTTATAAAATTTTTGTCAATGGTGAATTGGTAGCAGAGAATGGAACCACTTCAACCACTCAGGAATTCCACCGTCCTTCCTTTCATACAAAAATCATTCCTCTCATGGTTGTTTCTAATAAGTTAGATTTAGTCATTCATATCTCAAATTTTTCGCATAAGTATGCTGGCATTCATGGCCTCATTCGTTTGGGTAAATTACAAAACATCATTCATATCTGGAATGTGAATTTTACAATGTCATGGATCATTATGATCTTTATGACGTTTTTGGCCATTTATCATGCGTTAGTGTTTTTTATTAATCGATCCGAAAAAAATGCACTTCGAATGTCTTTTGTTTATTTAGGAATTTTAATTCTTTCTTCCACTTTGATGGAGACTCGAATTTTATATAATTTATTGTCTGATGAATTTAGTATTCCTTTGTTTCGATTTTCTCGCATCGGTTTTGTATTGGTTTTGTACTTTGGTGGTTATATTGTTCTGAACATGCCTCAAATGCGTTTTTTTAAACGTATGTTGATCTTTCTAAAAATCTATGCATTGATTTTTCTCTTTGTTGTTATGTTTACGCCAGTTTCACATCTCGCAGATATTTCTTTTTGTTTTGAAATCCTATCAGGTGCTTTTGTAATTTTAGGGCTTTTGTCTGTGTCTCTTGCCTTATACTTTCATAGAAAGGAAAGTAGGTTGTATTTTTTCAGTTTGTTACTAGCTATCATTGGCGGCCTTATCGATATACTTTTGATTGCCAATCCAACATTTGGATATAGACCTTTGGGTCTTGTCTCTTTATATTTGTTTATTTTTCCACAAACATTAGGTGTAACTTTTGGCCTTGTTCGTGTATACAAACGATCCGAATCTTTATCAAAAGAATTATACAAAAGAAAGGAAGCTCTCGAAAAAAAAGTAAAAGCTCGCACTTTAGAATTGGAAAAAGCGAATCGTTGGAAAGCAAACTTTGTTTCTCTAATTTCGCATGACTTACGTTCGCCTCTCAATAGTGTGAATCAAATTTTGGATGTGATTGATTTTAGTTTTAGCGAAACCACAGCAGAGGAAAAAAAGAAATTTTTAGAAATTTGTAAAACTGGTGTGACTCAATCCCTACGAATGTTAGAGCAATTACTGGATGTAAGTCGGTTTGATGCCTTC
Protein-coding regions in this window:
- a CDS encoding phosphate ABC transporter substrate-binding protein produces the protein MKNLSLLFYILITINFVACKEKQTLKVAGSETMNSMMRYLGAEYEKVNSNVRVTVEGGGSESGIDRLRKGEIDMAVSSRDLNQAEFDDLRKTGNLEKVRLAYDGVALVVNPKNVVTKLNLMQTSDIFSGKIKNWKEVGGADAPISIVIRNDKSGTQDYFQNHILKRKDLGLSEFNEYKTNVFSKEAKIVKDNAEMSKYIQENPNSIGYMGMGSALVENKDKLKALDYAKTIKDPYVAPSVRNVYDRKYKLARELFIIYKTDQGDKIDAFVTFLTSEQGQVAVLQSGYLRASLPEVEVSAEPVK
- the hpt gene encoding hypoxanthine phosphoribosyltransferase is translated as MKPLYSEERIHQRVDELAREISRDFLSKDLVVIGILNGGFIFTADLCRSIAIPHEVDFMAASSYGDGTTSGDLKITKELKHSVKNKSVLLVEDIVDTGQTLEYLLEEVGKQNPKDLKVAALFWKKSKANPHIPVHYPGFIIEDEFLVGYGLDYKGRYRNLPYVAKLEGTDSTL
- a CDS encoding SixA phosphatase family protein; its protein translation is MKHIYLLRHAKSEWDEPYDSDLERTLSRRGKEQSKALREYLKESRFEFDQCLVSPAERTQKTYTSLRKEILRFPKPELREAIYDADKEDLLFLLHGLSSSVRSVCLVGHNPGLEDLGSSLLFGETDTSRFQKFPTASFLGLSFSGDSWKDITWGSCQLAVFWIPGQIGKE
- a CDS encoding response regulator transcription factor; this encodes MESVKIAILEDHSVVTEGIISILKSNPFFSLAGEFRTAADLFHFLESNPIDLLVLDIDLPDRNGIDVLREIKEKHQPTKVIIFSLHGSRVYVEDALKAKADGYMLKSDPISKLPEVIELVMKGGSFVSEGVSKVQLPFSAFQMEILNLLVQGLSQNEVADRIQKSRKTVEYHLNQMRTKFSCKNNNELISKYEKEIQK
- a CDS encoding hybrid sensor histidine kinase/response regulator; amino-acid sequence: MILSAFFSSIQKYFSCLLIFCRYPLILGLMFLGTTSCRFDAYPTLLAKDGVVDVQTVDFSGETINLTGKWEFYWNEFLDPKGNSPEHKSYLSVGVPWFSQENEDGEEYPSFGFGTYRLTVILPNSDSNEEPFALSVPALHSAYKIFVNGELVAENGTTSTTQEFHRPSFHTKIIPLMVVSNKLDLVIHISNFSHKYAGIHGLIRLGKLQNIIHIWNVNFTMSWIIMIFMTFLAIYHALVFFINRSEKNALRMSFVYLGILILSSTLMETRILYNLLSDEFSIPLFRFSRIGFVLVLYFGGYIVLNMPQMRFFKRMLIFLKIYALIFLFVVMFTPVSHLADISFCFEILSGAFVILGLLSVSLALYFHRKESRLYFFSLLLAIIGGLIDILLIANPTFGYRPLGLVSLYLFIFPQTLGVTFGLVRVYKRSESLSKELYKRKEALEKKVKARTLELEKANRWKANFVSLISHDLRSPLNSVNQILDVIDFSFSETTAEEKKKFLEICKTGVTQSLRMLEQLLDVSRFDAFGTKLIQSQFCVNELLNEIIESVEPLATLKGIRIQKETPIQAEIIADRTLIGEVFKNILTNSIKYSYLNSEVWIGLSYKGKWLSVEIRDRGLGMSEEQIHRLTGEETIKSLPGTAGERGTGLGLQLCNNILEAHFGKLRIKSVLGVGSSFEISLSKSTKSVLLVDDSGNFRSDLAEVMRRNQWIVIEAGNGEEALSHLSRITPSLIITDLHMPGMNGISLIHEWEGRRHTNQKIPIILISSDAPLSGGDKFLEEEGLETIVSAYLSKMYKAEDLCQQIESILE